The segment AATGGAACGGGTTATCTACCTCCTGAGCACTACGACCAAATCTTTAGTGCCCATGGTGTAATCATGATTTTCTTCGTTGCCATGCCATTCGTGGTTGGTTTAATGAATATCATCGTTCCACTTCAAATTGGTGCACGTGACGTAGCCTTCCCATTCTTGAACTCCTTGAGCTTCTGGCTATTTGTTGTTGGTGCAATTCTGATTAACATGTCACTGTTTATCGGTGAATTTGCTGCAACTGGTTGGCTTGCTTACCCACCATTATCTGGTATGGAATACAGCCCTTGGGTAGGTGTCGACTACTGGCTTTGGGCGCTACAGATCTCTGGTATCGGTACCCTACTGACCGGTGTTAACTTCGTTGTGACCATTATTCGCATGCGTGCACCAGGTATGAAACTGATGCAAATGCCTGTGTTTACATGGACATCACTATGTGCAAACGCACTGATTGTTTTGGCTTTCCCAATTCTGACAGTAACGTTAACGCTACTAACACTTGACCGTTACATTGGCACCCATTTCTTCACAACAGATATGGGCGGTAACGTAATGATGTACGTTAACCTTATCTGGGCATGGGGTCACCCTGAAGTATACATTCTGATTTTACCTGCTTTCGGTATCTTCTCAGAAATCACAGCGACATTCTCACGTAAGCGTCTATTCGGCTATGTCTCACTTGTATGGGCAACAGCCGTTATCATGATTCTGTCATTCGTGGTATGGCTACACCACTTCTTCACCATGGGTGCAGGGGCAAGTGTTAACGCTTTCTTCGGTATTGCTACGATGATTATCTCTATCCCAACCGGGGTTAAGATATTCAACTGGCTATTTACTATGTACAAAGGCCGCGTTGAGTTTTCAGCGAGCATGTGGTGGACAATTGCATTCCTAATTACCTTCACAATTGGTGGTATGACAGGTGTAATGCTTGCAGTTCCAGCTGCGAACTTCGTACTTCACAACAGCTTATTCGTTATTGCTCACTTCCATAACGTAATTATCGGTGGTGCGCTATTCGGTTACTTTGCAGGTTTCACTTACTGGTTCCCGAAAGCGACAGGTTTCAAGCTAGACGAAAAACTAGGCAAGCTTTCTTGTGTTCTTTGGACTGTCGGCTTCTTCGTAACCTTCATGCCAATTTACGTTCTAGGTTTCAGTGGTATGACACGTCGTCTGAATGTTGCTGATAACCCTGAGTGGGCACCACTACTTTGGATCTCTGCATTTGGCGTATTTATCATTGCATCGGGTATTGCGACTCAGTTCTACCAAGTTTACGTAAGTATTCGTGACCGTAAGAAGAACCTTGATCTTACCGGTGACCCTTGGGATGGACGTACGCTTGAGTGGGCAACATCTTCGCCACCAGCGTTCTACAACTTCGCGACGCTACCTAAAATTCACGACCGTGATGAGCACCACTATGCAAAAGAGAACGGTTTAGCGTACAAAGCACCTGAACGTTACAAGCGCATCCATATGCCGAAGAATACTTGGGCAGGTGTTGTAATCAGCGCATTTGCATTAACTCTTGGTTTTGCTTTTGTATGGCACATCTGGTGGATGGTAATCGCTAGTGGTGTTGGTATTTTGGCGTCATGGATTGCATACAGCTTTGAGCGCAACAAAGACTACTACGTTGAAGTTGCAGAAGTTGAAGCAATTGAGCGTGCACATCTAGCACGTGTTTATGGCGAACAAGGTTCGACTAGCGAAGAAAACAAAGACGAAGATCAGGATGAAGATGATTCGTCTGACCTAAAACCTGTTACGGCATAGGGACTGACAGCAATTATGACTACAGAAGTTAAACATACATTTGAACCAAACGTCGCTGCTCAGTCACATGGCGGTCATGATCACGATGATCATGACCATCATGATTACGCAGGCGATACGATCTTTGGTTTCTGGATTTATATCCTTAGTGACTGTTTATTATTCGGTACACTTTTCGCAGTGTTTGCCGTTTTCTCAAACAGCTTTGCTGGACAAATTGAGCCAACTGAACTGTTCAACTTAACCTTCGTTGCTGGTGAAACTGCCCTACTTCTTCTAAGTAGTTTCACTTTTGGCATGGCGATGCTTAAGGCGAATAAAGAAGATATGAAAGGAATGCTCAAATGGTTGGGCATTACCTTTGCGCTCGGTCTGTCTTTCTTAGTAATGGAACTTTATGAGTTCTGGCATTTCAGTAATGAAGGTGCCACTTTCCACAGCAGTGCATACTGGTCATCTTTTTATGCACTTGTTGCAACGCACGGTCTTCACGTATTTGCAGGCCTGATTTGGATGACGGTTCTATTCGTCCACTTCAAACGTGATGGTTTTTCTGAAGATAATAAAACGCGTCTAGCTTGTCTGAGCTTATTCTGGCACTTCCTAGATGTTATTTGGATCTGTGTATTCAGCGTTGTTTACTTGATGGGGGTATTGTAATGGCTAATTCATCTGAGCACGGCCAAGGTGGACAGGCTCACGGTAGCGTAAAAGAGTATTTGAATGGCTTGATTCTATCCATCATTCTAACAGTAGTACCTTTTGTTATGGTGATGGCTGGAATCGGCTCTAAGCCGCTAATTATTGGCGTAATCATGGTTTTCGCAGTCGCGCAAATTTTTGTTCAACTTGTTTACTTTTTACATATGAACACCTCATCAAAGCAAATGTGGAATACCTCTTCCGCCGTTTTTGTTGTGGTAATTGTCGCAATTATCCTCATCGGTTCTTTGTGGATTATGGAACACCTAAATCACAACATGCTGATGGGTCACTAATAGGGTTACAGGATGTATAGACCTTATCTAAAAATCACCAAACCCGGTATTATCGGCGGCAACTTAGTTGCCGCCATCGGTGGTGTGCTTCTCGCCTCTCAAGGCAATATCGATTGGCTATTACTGCTTGCTGTTTGTATGGGTACTAGCCTAATCGTTGCGTCTGGCTGTGTTTTCAACAACGTGATCGATAAAGATATCGATCGCTTAATGAAACGCACCTGTGAAAGAGAGCTCGTTAAAAATGTTATACCTGTATCTCACGCGCTTATCTGGGCTACGGTATTAGGTTTGTCTGGCTTTTATATACTAAGCCAATTTACAACAACGGTTGCATTGCAATTTGGTGTGCTCGGGTTCGTTGTTTATGTCGGTTTATATAGCCTTTATTACAAACGTAAATCTGTTTACGGCACACTGATTGGCGGACTTTCAGGTGCATGTCCTCCGGTTATCGGTTATTGCGCAGTAACAGGTCACTTTGATGCAGGCGCTGCAATCTTATTCATTACTTTCTGTATCTGGCAACTTCCGCATTCCTATGCCATTGCCATTTACCGATTTGATGATTACAAAGCAGCATCTATTCCAGTTCTACCTGTAGAAGTGGGTATCGCACGTGCTCGTTTACACATCATCGCTTACATTATTGCCTTTGCTGTTGCTGCTTTAGCACTTAACTACCTAGGTTATGCGGGTAGCTGGTATGCACTGGGTGTTGGTTTAGTCAGTCTTCACTGGTTATATATTGCCAAAGTGGGCTACCAAAAAGTGCCAGATGCGCAATGGGGCAAACAGATGTTACTTTGCTCAATCGCTAACATCATGGTGTTTTGTTTACTTATTTCTCTCGACTTTTCGGCGGGAGACCTATCAGAAAATTATCAAGCTAGTAATACAGTAGTGTCTACTCTGCTGGAGCGAAGTTAATGACGAAAAACCCTGTAAAAATTGTGCTCCTTCTTGGAGCACTTGCCCTCGCTGGCATTTTCGCGCTTTACATAAGTAACAGTACAACCCCGATTGGAGAAAAACAGAAAGCACTTAAAGATCTTGGCGGTGAGTTTCAGTTAAATAGCCTTGATGGCACCGTTAACCTTAACCAATTTAAAGGACAAACAGTCGTTCTCTACTTTGGATTCCTTAACTGTGCAGAAGTCTGCCCTTCTTCAATGGGCGTGATGGCGACAGCTTTTTCCATGTTGCCACCAGAAGAATATGCAAACGTACAAGGTATCTTTATTAGTGTCGATCCAGGTCGCGATGATCTTGATTCTCTTGACAAGTTTGCTAAGTATTTTGATAAACGCATTAAGGGACTAACAGGAACAAAAGAAGAAATAGACGCCTTAACAGAACAGTATGGTGTTTACTTTGACTTAGTTGATATGGAGTCTTCTGAACTTAGCTACACCGTTGACCACGCATCTCGTTTCTATATCATAAACCCAGAAGGAAAGCTGGTTGATGCAATGAGCCATACAACAACACCTATCGAACTAGCGGCAGGTATTGACCGCGCTCATAGCAACGCCCTTGCTAATAACTAAAAATTTATAGGGAATATTATGAAAAAGACAGTATTATCGATCGCATTAGCACTCGCTGCATTCCAAGCTTCTGCACATGACCATAGTACACACGATCACAGTGGGCATGATGCTACTGCCGCTGACACGAAAACATACCATGAAGTACAAAGCATTAATGACGTACTTACGGTTGAAAATGCTCGTGCTAAAGCAACCATCCCAGGGGTAAAGGTTAGCGCTGGTTATATGAAGATAACCAACGATACCGATGAGCCTATTCGCCTTGTTGAGGCAAACTCATCTATCGCAAAACATACAGAGTTCCATCGTATGTTTATGCGTGATAGTCAGATGGCAATGCGTAAAGTTGATGCTCTAGAGATCCCTGCAAATGGTTCTATTGAGCTAAAACCAAAAGATTACCACCTAATGTTTATGGGTGTTAAAGAAGCTTTAAAGCCAGGCCAAGAAATCAAAGTGACTTTAGTTGCTGACAACGGTGAAAAGTTTGACGTGCAATTAACTGTTATGCCGATGACCAAGTATTGATTCGGAGTATAAATATGAAGTTATTTGCTTGTGTGCTAGGTTCGCTGATCGCGTTACCAAGCTTGTTTAATATCGCTCAAGCGAAAACATCAATGGACAGTATTCTTGAGAGCCAAGCTATCCCCTGCTCTTCTGAACTGAGGGATTTGGCAACAGTCACGTTGAAAGAGAATCCTCATAGAATGCTGCCCTACGTTAGTAAATCTGATGATGTGCACCTTTTCAATGCGCTGGCTGTAACCACTTATCGTGATCGTCAAAGCCATGTGACTTTTCATGGCGTGAAAAACATCGAAGGTGGATGTGATACTTCAGTTACTGAAAGCTATATTTTGCAAACTTCTTGTGCTGATGCCCGCCATGAAGCTTTTAGCAAATGGGATTTCGAAGGGAAACTGAATGAACATACCTATGTGCTTAAGAGCAAAAAGGTTATTGGTAAACAAGCGTTTCTTACAGAGCAGTTCTCAAACTTTTGCTTAGTAACGACGCGACAAGTGATTAGTAACTAACTATAGCCACAATCAATATCAATGCCCTGTTTCTTGATTATTCAAGTACAGGGCATTTTTTTGCACTGAAGATAAAAACCGATCATCAGATCGGTTTTTTGTATCTAGAATATCAGAACGTGCTTTAAGTGAGATCTGGACAATCCGCAGTTTTCGCCATTTTCACTTTCATTACTTCCGCTTTACCGGCCTCTTCATCAACTAATTCAATACCTGCACCGCCGACAAACGCGCCAATTTTAATAAATTGATTAATGAAATAGTTTCTACCCGCTTCAGTAAATAACGTTATATGGTTTTCAGAAAATTCAGATTCAGTACTGACTACGTGTTCTTCACCTGCTTTTACTTCATGGTAGAAAAAGACACCAGGTGCTGTTTCACCGACACATTCTTTATCTACATAAACATATTTTTTTAATGCCCCGCCTACAATAGAGTCCTCACGATAAATATAGATACCCGCTTTACCTTCTTCTGGCGCAGTAAACTTCTTCGCTTCATTAGACACCGCGGTATCAACAGTAGGAACAGATGCACAACCTGATAAACCTAGAAGTGCCGCACTAATTAATAATTTATATTTCATAAAACCTTTCCACCAACAAATCCATGACAAAAATAAATAAACAACCTTGTTACTGATTAAATGTTACTCAAGATAGTACATAATTAACACGAACCTAATAGCAGATTTTTACATTTGGCATTAATCTATTTTTGTATCTGACACCAAGCAATAAAACGCTAGTTAAAATATGAGTAAACAGGCATTTGTTATCTATGAGGGTAAAAAAAGACCATAAAAAACCGATCATCAGATCGGTTTTTTATTATTCGCCATACAAGGAAGTATTAACGTTAGCCGTTATACCCTTTGTTTGAAGTCAGTTTCGCTAAACCTTTCACCACGCGGAAGATAGACCAAATCCAAACTGCAATCGCTAAGAAATAGCCAACAACAACTAAAGTTAGTACGCCGCAAATAATCGATAAGCCTAACCCCCACCAGAACGTTGTTGTGATATTGCTGTAGTGATCAGCAAAGATAGTCCCTTGCGCATCACCCTTTTTCACCATTGCCCAAATTGCACCAACGAACCAGAAAACCCCTGTAAACAAGCCAAGAATCATCAAGCCATACGCAATCAATGCGTTCGTTTTTGCGGCTTCATCTTTTGCTGTCATGGCTGGATTAACCACCACTTCTTCTTGCATCTCTGACATGTAAAACTCCTAAAGTTGTCAGCTAATCATCCGATCAAATAATGGT is part of the Photobacterium angustum genome and harbors:
- a CDS encoding DUF4870 family protein, yielding MSEMQEEVVVNPAMTAKDEAAKTNALIAYGLMILGLFTGVFWFVGAIWAMVKKGDAQGTIFADHYSNITTTFWWGLGLSIICGVLTLVVVGYFLAIAVWIWSIFRVVKGLAKLTSNKGYNG
- a CDS encoding DUF2846 domain-containing protein; translated protein: MKYKLLISAALLGLSGCASVPTVDTAVSNEAKKFTAPEEGKAGIYIYREDSIVGGALKKYVYVDKECVGETAPGVFFYHEVKAGEEHVVSTESEFSENHITLFTEAGRNYFINQFIKIGAFVGGAGIELVDEEAGKAEVMKVKMAKTADCPDLT
- the cyoB gene encoding cytochrome o ubiquinol oxidase subunit I, encoding MFGKLNWDVIPFTDPVILPVMLGALLGGLALVAAITYYGKWKHLWEQWFTSVDHKKIGIMYIIVAAVMLFRGFADAFMMRTQQAAATINGTGYLPPEHYDQIFSAHGVIMIFFVAMPFVVGLMNIIVPLQIGARDVAFPFLNSLSFWLFVVGAILINMSLFIGEFAATGWLAYPPLSGMEYSPWVGVDYWLWALQISGIGTLLTGVNFVVTIIRMRAPGMKLMQMPVFTWTSLCANALIVLAFPILTVTLTLLTLDRYIGTHFFTTDMGGNVMMYVNLIWAWGHPEVYILILPAFGIFSEITATFSRKRLFGYVSLVWATAVIMILSFVVWLHHFFTMGAGASVNAFFGIATMIISIPTGVKIFNWLFTMYKGRVEFSASMWWTIAFLITFTIGGMTGVMLAVPAANFVLHNSLFVIAHFHNVIIGGALFGYFAGFTYWFPKATGFKLDEKLGKLSCVLWTVGFFVTFMPIYVLGFSGMTRRLNVADNPEWAPLLWISAFGVFIIASGIATQFYQVYVSIRDRKKNLDLTGDPWDGRTLEWATSSPPAFYNFATLPKIHDRDEHHYAKENGLAYKAPERYKRIHMPKNTWAGVVISAFALTLGFAFVWHIWWMVIASGVGILASWIAYSFERNKDYYVEVAEVEAIERAHLARVYGEQGSTSEENKDEDQDEDDSSDLKPVTA
- a CDS encoding SCO family protein is translated as MTKNPVKIVLLLGALALAGIFALYISNSTTPIGEKQKALKDLGGEFQLNSLDGTVNLNQFKGQTVVLYFGFLNCAEVCPSSMGVMATAFSMLPPEEYANVQGIFISVDPGRDDLDSLDKFAKYFDKRIKGLTGTKEEIDALTEQYGVYFDLVDMESSELSYTVDHASRFYIINPEGKLVDAMSHTTTPIELAAGIDRAHSNALANN
- a CDS encoding copper chaperone PCu(A)C — encoded protein: MKKTVLSIALALAAFQASAHDHSTHDHSGHDATAADTKTYHEVQSINDVLTVENARAKATIPGVKVSAGYMKITNDTDEPIRLVEANSSIAKHTEFHRMFMRDSQMAMRKVDALEIPANGSIELKPKDYHLMFMGVKEALKPGQEIKVTLVADNGEKFDVQLTVMPMTKY
- the cyoE gene encoding heme o synthase, whose product is MYRPYLKITKPGIIGGNLVAAIGGVLLASQGNIDWLLLLAVCMGTSLIVASGCVFNNVIDKDIDRLMKRTCERELVKNVIPVSHALIWATVLGLSGFYILSQFTTTVALQFGVLGFVVYVGLYSLYYKRKSVYGTLIGGLSGACPPVIGYCAVTGHFDAGAAILFITFCIWQLPHSYAIAIYRFDDYKAASIPVLPVEVGIARARLHIIAYIIAFAVAALALNYLGYAGSWYALGVGLVSLHWLYIAKVGYQKVPDAQWGKQMLLCSIANIMVFCLLISLDFSAGDLSENYQASNTVVSTLLERS
- the cyoD gene encoding cytochrome o ubiquinol oxidase subunit IV, with the protein product MANSSEHGQGGQAHGSVKEYLNGLILSIILTVVPFVMVMAGIGSKPLIIGVIMVFAVAQIFVQLVYFLHMNTSSKQMWNTSSAVFVVVIVAIILIGSLWIMEHLNHNMLMGH
- the cyoC gene encoding cytochrome o ubiquinol oxidase subunit III is translated as MTTEVKHTFEPNVAAQSHGGHDHDDHDHHDYAGDTIFGFWIYILSDCLLFGTLFAVFAVFSNSFAGQIEPTELFNLTFVAGETALLLLSSFTFGMAMLKANKEDMKGMLKWLGITFALGLSFLVMELYEFWHFSNEGATFHSSAYWSSFYALVATHGLHVFAGLIWMTVLFVHFKRDGFSEDNKTRLACLSLFWHFLDVIWICVFSVVYLMGVL